A portion of the Rhodanobacter sp. AS-Z3 genome contains these proteins:
- a CDS encoding SDR family NAD(P)-dependent oxidoreductase: MQLDQVKAIITGGASGLGHAVAQHIVAHGGQVALFDVNDEKGHAAAKELGTAARFFRTDVTSEDGVSTNVAAAHHAMGGLNVLINCAGILGAGRVLGKEGPMPLATFSGTVMVNLVGSFNVAKAAATLMQNNEAGEDGERGVIINTASVAAYEGQIGQAAYSASKGGVVGMTLPMARELARFGIRVVTIAPGIFWTPMVDGMPESVQQSLSASIPFPSRLGQPNEYASTVAFILGNRYINGETIRLDGAVRLQAK; encoded by the coding sequence ATGCAACTCGATCAGGTCAAGGCAATCATCACCGGCGGCGCGTCCGGTCTCGGCCACGCCGTGGCACAGCATATTGTCGCCCACGGCGGTCAGGTCGCGCTGTTCGACGTCAACGACGAGAAGGGCCACGCCGCCGCGAAAGAGCTGGGCACCGCCGCGCGCTTCTTCCGCACCGACGTCACTTCCGAAGATGGCGTGAGCACCAATGTCGCTGCCGCGCATCACGCTATGGGCGGTTTGAACGTGCTGATCAACTGCGCCGGTATCCTCGGCGCCGGTCGCGTGCTGGGCAAGGAAGGCCCGATGCCGCTGGCAACATTCTCCGGCACCGTGATGGTGAATCTGGTCGGCAGCTTCAATGTGGCCAAGGCCGCCGCCACCCTGATGCAGAACAACGAGGCGGGCGAAGACGGCGAGCGCGGGGTGATCATCAACACCGCTTCGGTCGCAGCTTACGAAGGCCAGATCGGCCAGGCCGCCTACTCCGCATCCAAGGGTGGCGTGGTCGGCATGACGCTGCCGATGGCACGCGAACTGGCCCGCTTCGGCATTCGCGTGGTAACCATCGCCCCGGGCATCTTCTGGACCCCGATGGTCGACGGCATGCCCGAGTCCGTGCAGCAGTCGCTGTCCGCTTCCATTCCGTTCCCGTCGCGCCTCGGTCAGCCGAACGAATACGCCAGCACTGTCGCCTTCATTCTCGGCAACCGTTATATCAACGGTGAAACGATTCGACTCGACGGCGCGGTGCGATTGCAAGCCAAGT
- a CDS encoding RcnB family protein — protein sequence MKKLLSLSAACGVMLMFASGSVLAQDHDRDHGHDRDGYEQSQDHHDNGHHDRGHHDDRHDHDRDDHRDDRHDYRGHEQVRYVDWHDRGRHEGWYRRGGYLPVEYRTRYVVTDWRRDRLREPPRGYHWVRSDNGDYLLVAVATGVIVDLLLNH from the coding sequence ATGAAGAAGCTGCTGAGCTTGTCTGCCGCGTGCGGTGTGATGCTGATGTTCGCCAGTGGCTCGGTGCTGGCGCAGGATCACGATCGCGACCATGGCCATGACCGTGACGGGTATGAACAAAGTCAGGACCATCACGACAATGGTCATCACGACAGGGGTCATCACGATGATCGTCATGATCATGACCGCGATGATCATCGCGACGATCGTCACGACTATCGGGGCCACGAACAGGTGCGCTATGTCGACTGGCATGATCGTGGACGGCATGAGGGCTGGTATCGCCGTGGCGGTTATCTCCCCGTGGAATACCGCACCCGCTACGTGGTGACCGACTGGCGTCGCGACCGGTTGCGCGAGCCGCCGCGTGGTTATCACTGGGTGCGCAGCGACAACGGTGATTACCTGCTGGTGGCGGTCGCCACCGGGGTGATCGTCGATCTGCTGCTCAATCATTGA